The following are encoded together in the Roseobacter denitrificans OCh 114 genome:
- a CDS encoding PfkB family carbohydrate kinase, producing MMSKPDILCIGSVLWDVIGRSASAMRQGSDVPGRITRLPGGVAMNIAMTLARFGLTPAILTTVGQDSAGDELLSACAARGIVTDLVYRSADLPTDQYMAIEGANGLIAAIADAHSLEAAGAKILAPLSDGRVACENAPFQGRVALDGNLTLTLLSEIAQSPLFSCADLRVAPASPGKAERLFPFVKQSRGTLYVNLEEAGLLCNQTFKTSRAAAENLLALGAARVLVTDGGADASEGRPDGLLTQTPPQVLVARVTGAGDTFMAAHIASEAQGLDPAAALDRALKAAATYVSGETPS from the coding sequence ATGATGTCCAAGCCTGATATCCTTTGCATCGGCTCCGTTTTATGGGACGTGATCGGCCGCTCGGCCAGCGCCATGCGGCAAGGCTCCGACGTGCCGGGGCGGATCACGCGCCTGCCGGGCGGGGTCGCGATGAACATCGCAATGACGCTGGCTCGATTCGGCCTGACGCCTGCCATCCTGACCACCGTCGGGCAGGACAGCGCAGGGGATGAATTGCTCAGCGCATGCGCGGCGCGCGGCATTGTGACGGACCTTGTGTATCGCTCCGCTGACCTGCCGACGGATCAGTACATGGCCATCGAGGGGGCAAACGGCCTGATCGCGGCCATCGCCGATGCCCATTCTCTCGAAGCGGCAGGCGCCAAGATTCTCGCACCGCTCTCGGATGGGCGTGTGGCCTGCGAAAACGCGCCTTTTCAGGGCCGCGTCGCTTTGGATGGCAATCTGACGCTGACCTTGTTGAGCGAGATCGCGCAAAGCCCGCTGTTCTCCTGCGCCGATCTGCGCGTCGCGCCCGCCTCCCCCGGCAAGGCCGAGCGGTTGTTTCCTTTCGTCAAACAGAGCCGCGGCACGCTTTACGTCAATCTTGAAGAGGCTGGATTGCTGTGTAACCAAACATTCAAAACGTCACGCGCTGCCGCAGAAAACCTGTTGGCACTGGGCGCCGCCCGGGTCTTGGTGACCGATGGTGGTGCCGATGCGAGCGAAGGGCGACCGGATGGGCTGCTGACGCAGACGCCGCCACAGGTGCTGGTTGCGCGCGTGACCGGTGCGGGCGATACCTTCATGGCCGCCCATATCGCATCTGAAGCGCAGGGGCTGGACCCTGCCGCTGCCCTGGACCGGGCCCTCAAGGCCGCCGCAACCTATGTATCCGGAGAAACACCCTCATGA
- a CDS encoding pseudouridine-5'-phosphate glycosidase yields MTNLPLRHSAEVAAAKAAGRPIVALESTIITHGMPYPQNLEVARQVEDDLRAAGVTPATIAVMDGTLHIGLEAHQLEALAQAKGVAKLSRADIAACMATGGTGATTVSATMIAAHLAGISVFATGGIGGVHRGAESSFDVSADLLELAQTPVTVVAAGAKAILDVAKTLEVLETQGVPVITVGQDSFPAFWSAESVFKSPLRMDDPVGIAAAHQMRVDLGLPGGQLVANPIPHTDEIPATELAPIIATAQADAEKHGIKGKAVTPYLLQRIYELTQGRSLTANIALVRNNARLAGAIAQALIANARIAGK; encoded by the coding sequence ATGACCAACCTACCCTTGCGCCATAGTGCCGAAGTGGCCGCCGCCAAAGCCGCCGGACGCCCGATCGTGGCGCTGGAAAGCACCATCATCACCCACGGCATGCCCTATCCCCAAAACCTTGAGGTGGCCCGTCAGGTCGAGGATGATTTGCGCGCCGCAGGGGTAACACCCGCCACCATCGCCGTGATGGACGGTACGCTGCACATCGGGCTTGAGGCGCATCAACTCGAGGCGCTTGCGCAGGCCAAGGGGGTCGCCAAACTCTCGCGCGCCGACATCGCCGCCTGCATGGCCACGGGCGGCACCGGGGCGACGACCGTTTCAGCGACGATGATCGCGGCCCATCTTGCGGGCATATCGGTTTTTGCAACGGGCGGTATCGGCGGGGTCCATCGCGGCGCGGAGTCCAGTTTTGACGTTTCTGCCGACCTGCTGGAGCTTGCACAAACCCCCGTGACCGTCGTGGCCGCCGGGGCCAAGGCCATTCTGGATGTGGCCAAAACACTGGAAGTGCTGGAAACACAGGGCGTGCCAGTCATCACCGTGGGTCAGGACAGTTTCCCCGCCTTCTGGAGCGCGGAATCCGTTTTCAAATCGCCCCTGCGCATGGATGATCCCGTCGGGATCGCAGCGGCCCATCAGATGCGCGTCGATCTCGGCCTGCCCGGCGGTCAACTGGTGGCCAATCCCATTCCGCACACGGATGAAATCCCGGCAACCGAACTCGCGCCGATCATCGCCACAGCGCAGGCGGATGCCGAGAAGCACGGCATCAAGGGCAAGGCCGTGACCCCGTATCTGCTGCAGCGCATCTATGAGTTGACGCAAGGACGGTCCCTGACGGCAAACATCGCGCTGGTGCGCAATAACGCGCGGCTGGCCGGGGCGATCGCCCAAGCCTTGATCGCCAATGCCCGCATTGCGGGAAAGTGA
- a CDS encoding DUF502 domain-containing protein — MNTPFDPDMPPPRRGILARMRSNFLTGLVVIAPVGLTIWLIWSVVGWIDGFVLPLVPNSYQPDRVLQDLLGLDPSVQIDVRGIGVVIFLLFTMIVGWMAKGLIGRSLISFAEGLVERTPVVRSIYSGIKQISETVFAQSERSFEKACLIEYPRKGIWAIGFISTNTKGEIAVRANDGQPMLSIFLPTTPNPTSGFLLFVPETDVIKLDMTVEEAAKLVISAGLVYPNGKDEQRPAGQA, encoded by the coding sequence ATGAACACGCCCTTCGACCCTGATATGCCACCACCGCGTCGCGGTATTCTTGCCCGGATGCGTTCCAATTTCCTGACCGGACTTGTTGTCATTGCGCCGGTAGGGCTGACCATCTGGCTCATCTGGTCGGTCGTCGGCTGGATTGACGGCTTCGTTCTGCCGCTGGTGCCCAACAGCTACCAGCCAGACCGCGTGCTGCAGGATTTGCTGGGCCTTGACCCTTCGGTGCAGATTGACGTGCGCGGCATCGGCGTTGTGATCTTTTTGCTGTTCACGATGATCGTGGGCTGGATGGCCAAAGGGCTGATCGGGCGCTCGCTGATCTCTTTTGCCGAAGGTCTGGTGGAGCGCACCCCCGTCGTGCGTTCCATCTATTCCGGCATCAAACAGATATCCGAGACCGTTTTCGCACAGTCCGAACGCTCCTTCGAGAAGGCATGCCTGATCGAATACCCGCGCAAGGGCATCTGGGCGATCGGTTTTATCTCGACCAATACCAAGGGCGAGATCGCCGTGCGGGCAAATGACGGGCAGCCAATGCTGAGCATCTTTCTCCCCACGACACCGAATCCGACATCGGGGTTTTTGCTCTTTGTGCCGGAAACCGATGTCATCAAGTTGGATATGACGGTCGAAGAAGCCGCCAAACTGGTGATTTCCGCCGGTCTGGTCTATCCCAACGGCAAGGATGAGCAAAGGCCTGCCGGGCAGGCGTAA
- a CDS encoding patatin-like phospholipase family protein produces the protein MAKKRINLALQGGGAHGAFTWGVLDRLLMDEDLEVAAISGTSAGALNGAAFKAGMIEGGREGARDMLEWLWKEVGARPEMKMSEWMAPFSLTSVSSALENSWPYLAADAWSRVVSPYAYGPFYTNPLRPIVSKFNYDEVCAENGKGPCLFVCATRVRSGKIRVFKDSEISTDVILASACLPTMFQAVPVTDPVTGTTEDYWDGGYTGNPALFPLFNPSLPEDIVVVNINPLERVDTPRTAQAIQNRINEISFNSSLLREMRAIHFVQRLLDSGRLESDEKQRVLMHMIADDALMNELSVATKVIPTAYTLAKLKEAGQRAADDFLSVHRDDLNKRSSVDMVEMFQ, from the coding sequence ATGGCGAAAAAACGGATCAACCTCGCACTTCAGGGCGGAGGCGCGCATGGCGCGTTTACCTGGGGTGTGCTGGACCGGCTGCTCATGGATGAAGATCTGGAAGTGGCCGCGATTTCCGGCACAAGTGCCGGGGCACTGAACGGTGCGGCCTTCAAGGCGGGCATGATTGAGGGCGGGCGCGAGGGCGCGCGCGACATGCTGGAGTGGCTGTGGAAAGAAGTTGGCGCGCGGCCCGAGATGAAAATGTCGGAATGGATGGCGCCGTTTTCCCTGACCTCCGTGTCCTCGGCGCTTGAAAACTCATGGCCTTACCTTGCTGCGGATGCCTGGTCGCGGGTGGTATCGCCCTATGCCTACGGGCCGTTTTATACCAACCCGCTCAGGCCGATCGTGTCCAAGTTCAACTATGATGAAGTGTGTGCAGAAAACGGCAAGGGTCCCTGCCTTTTCGTGTGCGCAACGCGGGTGCGCAGCGGCAAGATCCGCGTGTTCAAGGACAGCGAAATCAGCACCGATGTGATCCTTGCCTCTGCCTGCCTGCCGACGATGTTTCAGGCCGTTCCTGTCACGGACCCCGTCACCGGCACAACCGAGGATTACTGGGATGGCGGCTATACCGGCAATCCGGCCCTGTTCCCGCTTTTCAACCCGTCCCTGCCCGAAGATATCGTGGTGGTGAACATCAACCCGCTGGAACGTGTCGACACTCCGCGCACAGCGCAGGCGATCCAGAACCGGATCAACGAAATCAGCTTCAATTCATCGCTGCTGCGCGAGATGCGCGCCATCCACTTCGTGCAACGGTTGCTTGACAGTGGCAGGTTGGAATCCGATGAAAAACAACGTGTTCTGATGCATATGATTGCCGATGATGCCTTGATGAACGAATTGTCCGTGGCAACAAAAGTGATCCCGACCGCTTACACGCTGGCGAAGCTGAAAGAGGCCGGACAGCGGGCCGCGGATGATTTTCTGAGCGTGCATCGCGATGATCTCAACAAGCGCAGTTCCGTCGATATGGTCGAGATGTTCCAGTAA
- a CDS encoding 3-hydroxybutyrate dehydrogenase yields the protein MSFEISLSGKTAIVTGSNSGIGLGIAWELARAGADIVINSFSDTAEDHALAKEIAQETGVTARYIQADMSKPDDCRALITKAGNCDILVNNAGIQHVAGIPDFPVEKWDAIIAINLSSAFHTTAVALPMMRAAGWGRVINIASAHGLTASPYKSAYIAAKHGIVGLTKTTALETAKEPITANAICPGYVLTPIVEKQIPDTMKEYDMTREEVIENVMLTRQPSKEFATVEQMGGTATFLCSDAAAQITGTTISVDGGWTAL from the coding sequence ATGAGTTTCGAGATTTCTCTTTCCGGTAAAACGGCCATCGTGACAGGGTCAAATTCGGGCATCGGGCTGGGTATTGCATGGGAATTGGCGCGCGCTGGTGCGGATATCGTGATCAACTCTTTCAGTGACACCGCCGAAGACCATGCGCTCGCGAAAGAGATCGCGCAGGAAACGGGCGTCACGGCGCGCTATATCCAGGCGGACATGTCCAAGCCCGATGATTGCCGCGCGCTGATCACCAAGGCGGGCAACTGTGATATTCTGGTCAACAACGCCGGCATCCAGCATGTCGCGGGCATCCCCGATTTTCCGGTTGAGAAATGGGATGCGATCATTGCGATCAACCTGTCCTCGGCGTTTCACACCACCGCCGTGGCCTTGCCGATGATGCGCGCCGCAGGCTGGGGCAGGGTGATCAATATCGCCTCGGCGCATGGGTTGACCGCGTCGCCCTATAAATCGGCCTATATCGCGGCCAAACACGGCATCGTCGGGCTGACCAAGACGACGGCGCTGGAAACCGCGAAAGAACCGATCACCGCCAATGCGATCTGTCCGGGGTATGTGCTGACACCGATTGTCGAAAAGCAGATTCCCGACACCATGAAGGAATACGACATGACGCGCGAAGAGGTCATCGAGAACGTGATGCTGACGCGGCAGCCGTCGAAAGAGTTTGCAACGGTCGAGCAAATGGGCGGCACCGCGACGTTTTTGTGCTCGGACGCCGCCGCACAGATCACGGGGACGACGATCAGCGTCGATGGCGGCTGGACGGCGCTGTAA
- a CDS encoding extracellular solute-binding protein, which produces MNTVFFFRLFRNFTFFMVILAGLQARAEPMHGISMYGTPALPPDFVSLPYARPEAPKGGSITLGNTGGFNSLNPYVHKGTAPWQLRFFTHEALMGRSWDEPFTLYGVLAESVEVPEDRSWVEFTLREGAQFSDGSPVTVEDVVFSYDLLGTQGHPRYHSLQSQIEDITQTGPRSLRITFNTDNRELALLAGLRPILSKAQWEGRDFANAPLADIPLGTGPYVISDFEAGRFVQLTRNPDYWGADIPFRRGTHNIDRIKLDFYGDASVMFEAFKAGDISAVREFNAEKWATQYDFPAVARGDIVKSEIPHGKPSGMTGFVMNTRTPPFDDWRVREAMILAFNFEFINDTLTGSSQPRITSYFSNSELAFVPGPATGKVADLLSPFADDLLPGTLEGYVLPQSDGSERNRRGIRRALALLNDAGWTVKEGVMRNAAGDPLAFTILLTQGSSENKAITDLYVSALRRLGVDVSVETTDNAQYIQRTNAFDFDMTPYRRALSLSPGNEQRFYWGSASADQEGSRNLMGARSPVIDAMIDAMLDARTQEDFVAAVRALDRALTAGRYVIPFWQYTIGRIAHDARLHFPDQLPIYGDGPNFMPQVWWFEDD; this is translated from the coding sequence ATGAATACGGTTTTTTTCTTTCGGCTGTTCCGGAATTTCACGTTTTTCATGGTGATTCTCGCCGGGCTGCAGGCACGTGCGGAGCCAATGCACGGGATATCTATGTACGGCACCCCTGCCCTTCCACCGGATTTTGTGTCCCTGCCATACGCCAGACCCGAAGCGCCCAAAGGAGGCAGCATCACCCTGGGCAATACAGGTGGATTCAACAGCCTCAACCCTTACGTGCATAAAGGTACGGCGCCCTGGCAGTTGAGGTTTTTCACCCATGAAGCGCTGATGGGCCGTTCGTGGGATGAACCCTTCACGCTTTACGGCGTCTTGGCCGAATCGGTCGAGGTGCCAGAGGATCGCTCATGGGTCGAGTTCACCCTGCGTGAGGGCGCACAATTCTCTGATGGATCGCCCGTCACGGTCGAAGATGTGGTGTTTTCCTACGACCTGTTGGGAACACAGGGGCATCCGCGCTATCACAGTCTGCAGTCGCAGATCGAAGACATCACGCAAACCGGCCCCCGCAGCCTGCGCATTACCTTTAATACCGACAACCGCGAATTGGCGTTGCTCGCGGGGCTGCGCCCGATCCTGAGCAAAGCGCAATGGGAGGGGCGGGATTTTGCCAACGCGCCCCTTGCGGATATCCCCCTTGGCACCGGGCCCTATGTGATCAGCGATTTTGAGGCGGGCCGTTTTGTGCAGCTGACGCGCAACCCGGACTATTGGGGCGCAGATATTCCGTTTCGCCGGGGCACCCATAACATCGACCGGATCAAGCTGGACTTTTATGGCGATGCTTCGGTGATGTTCGAGGCCTTCAAGGCCGGCGATATCTCCGCCGTGCGCGAGTTCAACGCGGAAAAATGGGCCACGCAATATGACTTCCCGGCGGTGGCGCGCGGCGATATTGTCAAATCGGAAATCCCGCATGGCAAACCATCGGGCATGACCGGTTTTGTGATGAACACGCGCACCCCGCCCTTTGATGACTGGCGCGTGCGCGAGGCGATGATCCTTGCGTTCAATTTCGAGTTCATCAACGACACGCTGACCGGGTCATCGCAGCCCCGGATCACCTCTTATTTTTCGAACTCGGAACTTGCATTCGTGCCGGGTCCTGCCACGGGCAAAGTTGCCGACCTGCTGTCTCCTTTCGCGGATGACCTGCTGCCCGGCACACTGGAGGGGTATGTGCTGCCCCAAAGCGATGGCTCCGAGCGCAACCGTCGCGGCATCCGGCGAGCGCTGGCCTTGCTGAACGATGCAGGCTGGACGGTAAAGGAGGGTGTGATGCGAAATGCGGCGGGTGATCCGCTGGCATTCACGATCCTTCTGACCCAGGGCAGCAGCGAAAACAAGGCGATCACGGATCTCTACGTCAGTGCGCTGCGCCGCCTTGGCGTCGATGTTTCGGTCGAGACGACGGACAACGCGCAATATATCCAGCGCACCAACGCCTTTGATTTTGACATGACGCCTTACCGGCGCGCCCTGTCCCTTTCGCCGGGCAATGAGCAGCGGTTTTACTGGGGCTCGGCCTCGGCAGATCAGGAAGGGTCGCGAAATCTGATGGGGGCGAGATCACCCGTCATCGATGCGATGATTGACGCCATGCTGGATGCGCGCACACAAGAGGATTTCGTCGCCGCCGTCAGGGCACTGGACCGCGCGCTGACCGCCGGGCGCTATGTGATCCCGTTCTGGCAGTATACCATCGGTCGGATTGCCCATGACGCGCGGCTGCACTTTCCCGACCAGTTGCCGATTTACGGGGACGGGCCGAATTTCATGCCGCAGGTCTGGTGGTTCGAAGACGACTGA
- a CDS encoding helix-turn-helix domain-containing protein yields MSRSKPNKLITIARENGSDEPVAPLDLGVRVRELRKARDWTLEQAATKAGLARSTLSKIENGQMSPTYDALKKLATGLNISIPQLFTPPHAEQASGRLAVTKSGEGAAQATVTYEHELLADTLSKKKMLPYRTRVRARNMAEFDGWVRHDGEEYLYVLTGVIRLYTEFYEPIEMRRGDSAYYDATMGHNVVSVSPEDANILWVTSLV; encoded by the coding sequence ATGAGCCGGAGCAAGCCAAACAAACTGATCACCATCGCCCGTGAAAACGGCAGCGATGAACCCGTGGCCCCCTTGGATCTGGGGGTGCGCGTGCGCGAGTTGCGCAAGGCGCGCGACTGGACGCTCGAGCAGGCCGCGACCAAGGCCGGGCTTGCCCGCTCGACGCTCAGCAAGATCGAAAACGGGCAGATGTCGCCGACCTATGATGCGCTGAAAAAGCTGGCCACGGGCCTGAACATCTCGATCCCGCAGCTTTTTACGCCCCCGCATGCGGAGCAGGCCAGCGGACGCCTCGCGGTGACCAAATCGGGCGAAGGTGCAGCACAAGCCACCGTCACTTATGAGCACGAGTTGCTGGCGGATACACTGAGCAAAAAGAAGATGCTGCCGTATCGCACCCGGGTTCGCGCCCGCAACATGGCGGAGTTTGACGGCTGGGTGCGCCATGATGGGGAAGAGTATCTTTATGTGCTGACCGGGGTCATTCGTCTTTACACGGAATTCTATGAACCGATCGAGATGCGGCGCGGCGACAGCGCCTATTATGACGCCACGATGGGCCATAATGTCGTCTCGGTCAGCCCCGAAGACGCCAATATCCTGTGGGTGACATCGCTGGTGTGA
- a CDS encoding class I adenylate-forming enzyme family protein has translation MVSLYDAGPFPPCPTPFNLTRHVLAAGRAHPQKQALLIVSADHTETWSFGALEAAVRGTATGFLRQGLTPGDVIVMRLGNTIDFPITYLAALAAGLVPVPTSAALTQSEAAFVIKTVSPKAVVAAPDIPCPDFAVTIDLETLQSFRSLPAAPYHLGDPERLGYIIFTSGTSGKPRAVAHAHRAIWARQMMFDGWYGLRPDDRLLHAGAFNWTYTLGTGLMDPWTLGATAVIPVAGTRPQELPALLARHDASIFAAAPGVYRQMLDRATPVPLPALRHGLSAGEKLPPALAERWVHATGRPVFEAYGMSECSTFISQCPADQNVAGTLGKPQKGRRIALLKNGEPVALGDEGTIAVARSDPGLMLGYLNAPQETAERMRGAWFLTGDQGVMNAQGHITYMGRDDDMMNAGGYRVSPIEVERVLADYPGITAVAVTEVRIKTDTTVIGAFYTGANALDADKLRAYVSQTLARYKQPRVFEHLPDLPMGANGKILRRVLRQRFERHHDRKDQD, from the coding sequence ATGGTATCTCTCTATGACGCAGGCCCTTTCCCGCCGTGCCCGACCCCGTTCAACCTGACGCGTCATGTGCTGGCCGCAGGTCGTGCGCATCCGCAAAAACAGGCCTTGCTGATTGTATCCGCCGATCATACCGAAACATGGTCGTTCGGCGCATTGGAGGCGGCAGTGCGCGGCACGGCCACGGGATTCCTGCGCCAGGGGCTGACACCCGGTGATGTGATCGTCATGCGCCTTGGCAATACCATCGACTTTCCCATCACCTATCTGGCCGCTTTGGCCGCCGGGCTGGTGCCTGTACCGACCTCGGCCGCCCTGACGCAGAGCGAGGCGGCATTTGTCATCAAAACCGTCTCCCCCAAGGCGGTGGTGGCGGCACCGGATATCCCCTGCCCGGATTTCGCGGTGACGATTGACCTTGAAACACTGCAATCCTTCCGCAGCCTGCCCGCCGCGCCCTATCATCTGGGCGACCCGGAGCGCCTCGGGTACATCATTTTCACCTCCGGCACATCGGGCAAGCCGCGTGCGGTGGCGCATGCGCATCGGGCCATCTGGGCGCGGCAGATGATGTTTGACGGATGGTACGGTTTGCGACCCGATGACCGTTTGCTGCATGCGGGGGCTTTCAACTGGACCTATACGCTGGGCACAGGGCTGATGGACCCGTGGACGCTTGGCGCCACTGCGGTGATACCGGTGGCAGGCACCAGACCGCAGGAATTGCCCGCGTTACTGGCCCGGCATGACGCCAGCATCTTTGCCGCAGCACCGGGGGTATATCGCCAGATGCTGGATCGCGCGACACCCGTTCCCCTGCCCGCCCTGCGCCATGGGTTGAGCGCGGGTGAAAAGCTGCCCCCGGCCCTGGCCGAGCGGTGGGTGCATGCGACCGGTCGCCCCGTTTTTGAAGCCTATGGCATGTCCGAATGCTCCACCTTCATTTCGCAATGCCCGGCAGATCAAAACGTCGCGGGCACCTTGGGCAAGCCCCAAAAGGGTCGCCGCATTGCCCTGTTAAAAAACGGTGAACCGGTTGCTCTGGGCGATGAAGGCACGATTGCCGTCGCGCGCAGTGATCCGGGGCTGATGCTGGGGTATCTGAATGCGCCGCAGGAAACCGCCGAACGCATGCGCGGGGCGTGGTTTCTGACCGGCGATCAGGGGGTGATGAACGCACAGGGGCACATCACCTACATGGGCCGCGATGACGACATGATGAACGCAGGCGGCTATCGCGTGTCCCCCATAGAGGTGGAACGCGTGCTGGCCGACTACCCCGGCATCACGGCCGTGGCGGTCACAGAGGTTCGCATCAAAACGGATACCACCGTGATCGGTGCGTTTTACACAGGCGCAAACGCACTGGACGCAGACAAACTGCGCGCCTATGTGTCGCAAACCCTCGCGCGCTACAAACAGCCGCGCGTGTTCGAACACCTGCCGGACCTGCCCATGGGCGCAAATGGCAAAATCCTGCGCCGTGTTCTGCGCCAACGCTTTGAGAGGCACCATGACCGAAAAGACCAAGATTGA
- a CDS encoding DsbA family oxidoreductase, translating into MTEKTKIDIISDPICPWCYIGKTNLDRALAENPDHPFLIEWHPFQLNPEMPADGMDRRAYLEGKFGGKEGAVRAYAPVVEHAKAAGLEIDFEAMKRTPNTIDAHRLIHWAGIEGCQTAAVSALFKAYFEEGRDIGDTEVLADIADSIGMDAAVVGRLLKSDADIEDIKARDAHSRSMGVTSVPTFVVAGKHAVPGAQPAELWRKVIEEVSTNS; encoded by the coding sequence ATGACCGAAAAGACCAAGATTGACATCATATCAGACCCGATCTGCCCGTGGTGCTATATCGGCAAGACGAATCTGGACCGCGCATTGGCGGAAAATCCGGATCACCCTTTCCTGATTGAATGGCATCCCTTTCAACTCAACCCGGAAATGCCAGCAGACGGCATGGACCGGCGCGCCTATCTCGAAGGAAAATTCGGCGGCAAGGAAGGTGCTGTGCGCGCTTATGCACCTGTCGTTGAACATGCCAAAGCCGCCGGGTTGGAGATCGACTTCGAAGCGATGAAGCGCACCCCGAACACCATAGATGCACACCGATTGATTCACTGGGCCGGGATCGAGGGGTGCCAGACGGCCGCCGTGTCGGCCCTGTTCAAGGCCTATTTTGAAGAAGGCCGCGACATCGGCGACACCGAGGTTCTTGCCGACATTGCCGACAGCATCGGCATGGACGCGGCGGTGGTTGGCAGGCTTTTGAAATCCGATGCGGACATCGAGGACATCAAAGCGCGCGATGCGCATAGTCGCAGCATGGGTGTGACATCGGTGCCGACCTTTGTCGTTGCGGGCAAACATGCGGTGCCCGGTGCGCAGCCTGCAGAGCTCTGGCGCAAGGTGATCGAAGAGGTCTCTACGAATAGCTGA
- a CDS encoding MFS transporter, whose amino-acid sequence MTQTTRHLPIARAEFIALMAMMFATIAFSIDAMLPAMPDIATQLTPLEPTRATLIITSFVLGMGIGTFFAGPLSDAFGRRNIMFLGAGLYIAAAAVAWASQSLELMLIARVFQGIGASGPRVVCIAIVRDLFSGREMARILSIVMIIFTIVPAFAPAMGVVIIHVAGWRSIFLAFVIFSLISAVWLGLRLPETLPVENRRPLKIALIVDAVRQMLQHPVVRISIMVQTLSMAMLFSLLMLIQPVYQFVFDKLETFPFWFGAIALSSALSSFLNAMLVVRFGMRRLITIGLAMQIGLSTLVLMTSGSAAGQGFAVFAIWQAFVFFQAGLSIGNLNAIAMEPMGHIAGMAASVIGAISTVLAAVIASPVGLLFDGTIRPLVGTILVLALLAFLLMMYMARVEARAQSA is encoded by the coding sequence TTGACGCAGACGACGCGCCATCTGCCCATTGCACGGGCTGAATTCATTGCCCTGATGGCGATGATGTTTGCGACAATCGCTTTTTCGATTGATGCGATGCTGCCTGCGATGCCGGATATTGCAACGCAACTGACGCCGCTGGAGCCGACACGCGCCACGTTGATCATCACGTCCTTTGTGCTTGGTATGGGGATCGGCACGTTCTTTGCCGGGCCGCTGTCGGATGCTTTCGGGCGGCGAAACATCATGTTTCTGGGTGCCGGTCTTTATATTGCCGCTGCGGCTGTGGCCTGGGCCAGCCAGTCCCTCGAATTGATGTTGATTGCCCGCGTGTTTCAGGGAATCGGCGCGTCAGGCCCGCGCGTGGTCTGCATTGCGATCGTGCGCGATCTCTTCTCGGGGCGCGAAATGGCGCGGATCCTGTCGATCGTCATGATCATCTTCACCATTGTGCCAGCCTTTGCGCCCGCCATGGGCGTTGTTATCATCCACGTTGCCGGCTGGCGCAGTATTTTTCTGGCCTTTGTCATATTCTCACTGATCTCGGCGGTGTGGTTGGGCCTGCGCCTGCCCGAGACCTTGCCGGTGGAAAACAGACGCCCGCTGAAAATAGCGCTGATTGTGGATGCCGTGCGGCAAATGCTGCAACACCCGGTCGTGCGCATCTCGATCATGGTTCAAACACTTTCCATGGCCATGCTGTTTTCGCTACTGATGCTGATACAACCGGTTTACCAGTTTGTGTTCGACAAGCTTGAAACCTTCCCCTTCTGGTTCGGTGCCATTGCGCTGTCCTCGGCGCTTTCCAGTTTTCTGAACGCCATGTTGGTCGTGCGTTTTGGCATGCGCCGCCTGATCACCATCGGTCTGGCCATGCAGATTGGTCTGTCAACGCTCGTTCTGATGACCAGTGGGAGCGCTGCCGGTCAGGGCTTTGCCGTTTTTGCGATCTGGCAGGCGTTTGTGTTCTTTCAGGCCGGACTGTCCATTGGCAACCTCAATGCCATCGCGATGGAACCGATGGGCCATATCGCGGGCATGGCCGCGAGTGTGATCGGCGCGATTTCGACCGTGCTGGCCGCTGTGATCGCCTCGCCCGTCGGTCTGTTGTTTGACGGCACGATCAGACCGCTGGTTGGCACCATTTTGGTGCTGGCGCTGCTGGCCTTCCTGCTGATGATGTATATGGCGCGGGTTGAGGCGCGCGCGCAAAGCGCCTAG